A genomic window from Photobacterium gaetbulicola Gung47 includes:
- a CDS encoding ureidoglycolate hydrolase (COG3194), giving the protein MRELIVEPLTKEAFAPFGDVLETDNSDFFYINNRSGQRFHGLGAIDVSDESSPLISIVRAAGFEKGISFDLLEKHPKGSQAFFPLKGERFIVIVAKGDENIDESTLRAFVTNGNQGINYHRNVWHYLLFAKNQETDFLTIDRAGEDNCIVKHLSTNYTISF; this is encoded by the coding sequence ATGCGAGAACTAATAGTAGAGCCTCTCACCAAAGAGGCATTTGCCCCTTTTGGTGATGTGTTGGAGACGGATAACTCCGATTTCTTCTATATCAATAATCGCTCTGGGCAGCGCTTTCATGGGCTTGGAGCCATTGATGTATCAGATGAATCGTCACCATTGATCAGTATTGTGCGAGCCGCTGGGTTTGAGAAGGGTATCTCATTTGATTTATTGGAAAAACACCCTAAAGGCAGTCAGGCATTCTTCCCACTAAAGGGTGAGCGCTTTATTGTCATAGTGGCAAAGGGGGATGAGAATATTGATGAGTCGACTTTACGCGCCTTTGTTACTAATGGAAATCAAGGAATTAATTATCACCGCAATGTTTGGCATTATTTGCTGTTTGCTAAGAACCAAGAAACAGACTTTTTAACCATTGACCGTGCCGGTGAAGATAATTGTATTGTTAAGCATTTATCGACTAATTATACCATTAGTTTTTAA
- a CDS encoding sucrose operon repressor ScrR (COG1609) → MASLHDVARLAGVSKSTVSRVINDEYGVKEATKIKVKRAIEECGYVVNQVAKDLKSNKTNLIGIIVPRVASNATSQGVDGLSEIFEQAGKQVLLANSRLEAGKELQYIELFNQKRVEGIVMFATHIDEQLVTAIKRSKAPVVLIGQDGSSFNIPSVIHDDYRVGYCAGEILNQAGCKHIGFLGVQSDDIAVDQQRFDGFSRALSHMAAEPPKFHCQGQFSIASGRQEMANILSKNHKVDGVFCATDRIAIGAMQAIAAAGLVPGEDIKVIGVGNDEMASVVTPGLSTFAYGFEPAGNNAAKMLLEIIEQGRSQVSKLVLGFDWIPRESA, encoded by the coding sequence ATGGCAAGCCTACACGATGTAGCCCGACTTGCCGGGGTATCGAAATCAACGGTTTCCCGGGTGATCAACGACGAATATGGCGTTAAAGAAGCCACAAAAATCAAAGTAAAACGTGCGATTGAGGAATGCGGCTACGTAGTCAACCAAGTAGCAAAAGATTTAAAATCTAATAAAACCAACCTGATAGGAATTATTGTTCCCCGCGTCGCCTCTAATGCCACCTCGCAAGGTGTCGATGGATTGAGTGAAATCTTCGAACAAGCTGGCAAACAAGTACTGCTGGCTAACAGCCGTCTGGAGGCAGGCAAGGAGCTGCAATACATTGAACTGTTCAACCAGAAACGGGTTGAGGGTATCGTGATGTTTGCTACCCACATCGATGAGCAGCTAGTCACAGCCATCAAGCGATCCAAGGCGCCAGTGGTGCTAATCGGTCAGGACGGCTCCAGTTTCAACATCCCCAGTGTCATCCACGATGACTACCGGGTGGGATATTGTGCTGGCGAGATTTTGAACCAAGCAGGCTGCAAGCATATCGGCTTTCTCGGGGTACAAAGCGATGATATCGCTGTCGACCAGCAACGCTTCGACGGTTTTAGCCGCGCCTTGAGCCATATGGCAGCCGAGCCACCTAAGTTCCATTGCCAAGGGCAATTCTCAATAGCCTCAGGGCGCCAGGAAATGGCAAATATTTTGTCTAAAAATCATAAAGTTGACGGCGTTTTTTGCGCAACCGACCGTATCGCAATCGGTGCGATGCAAGCCATTGCCGCAGCCGGACTAGTGCCCGGTGAAGACATCAAGGTGATCGGTGTCGGTAACGATGAAATGGCCTCTGTCGTAACACCAGGCCTGTCTACTTTTGCCTATGGCTTCGAGCCTGCAGGCAACAA
- a CDS encoding PTS system, sucrose-specific IIBC component (COG1263,COG1264) produces the protein MDFPMIAKQLIEKLGGKENIAAAAHCATRLRLALHDESKADLQAIDDIEGVKGQFQVAGQIQVIFGSGIVNQVYAAMTAETGQTEMSTKEVASAGAQKQNVVQRAVKGLSDIFVPIIPAIVAGGLLMGIFNLLTAQGLFIDGQSLIEAYPGMADLASMINTFANAPFVYLPVLLAFSASKKFGGNPFLGAALGMLMVHPDLLNGWGFGGASVSGNIPVWNIFGFEIEKVGYQGSVLPVLVSAFILAKVENGLRKFIPSVLDNLLTPMLAIFITGFLTFTLVGPITRDAGFLLGDGLNWLYESAGFIGGALFGLVYAPFVITGMHHSFIAFETQLLADIAVTGGTFIFPIAAMSNVAQGAACLAYGLTTKDKKAKGIAMPSGVTALLGITEPAMFGVNLKYRYPFIAAIIGAATASAFITLFKVKATALGAAGLPGIISIAPTSVVSYVLGMVIAFAVAFSLTIALGYKKKQAAGSKALTV, from the coding sequence ATGGACTTTCCGATGATTGCCAAGCAACTTATTGAAAAGCTTGGTGGAAAAGAAAACATTGCAGCAGCGGCACACTGTGCGACGCGCTTGCGTTTGGCTTTGCATGACGAGAGCAAGGCTGACTTGCAAGCAATCGATGACATCGAAGGGGTAAAAGGCCAATTCCAGGTGGCCGGACAAATCCAGGTGATCTTTGGTTCTGGTATCGTTAACCAAGTGTATGCGGCGATGACAGCAGAGACAGGTCAGACAGAGATGTCGACAAAAGAGGTGGCTTCTGCTGGCGCACAAAAACAGAACGTTGTTCAGCGTGCAGTGAAGGGCCTGTCCGATATTTTCGTGCCGATCATCCCGGCCATTGTCGCGGGTGGTCTGTTGATGGGGATCTTTAACCTGCTGACCGCACAGGGCCTGTTTATTGATGGACAGTCACTCATTGAAGCCTATCCGGGAATGGCCGATCTGGCATCGATGATCAATACGTTTGCCAACGCCCCATTTGTTTATCTCCCTGTTTTACTGGCATTCTCGGCATCGAAGAAATTTGGCGGTAACCCCTTCCTTGGCGCTGCGCTGGGTATGTTGATGGTTCACCCAGACCTGTTGAACGGCTGGGGCTTCGGTGGTGCCAGTGTTAGCGGCAATATCCCGGTATGGAACATCTTCGGTTTTGAGATCGAAAAAGTTGGCTACCAAGGCTCAGTACTGCCGGTATTGGTGTCGGCTTTCATTCTTGCTAAGGTTGAGAATGGTCTGCGCAAATTTATCCCATCGGTATTGGATAACTTGTTGACTCCGATGCTGGCCATTTTCATCACCGGTTTTCTCACCTTCACGCTTGTCGGCCCGATCACCCGTGATGCCGGTTTCTTGTTGGGTGATGGCCTTAACTGGCTTTACGAGTCCGCAGGCTTTATCGGCGGTGCTTTATTTGGGTTGGTTTACGCGCCGTTTGTGATCACCGGTATGCACCACAGCTTCATTGCATTTGAGACCCAGCTTCTGGCAGATATTGCGGTGACTGGCGGTACGTTTATCTTCCCAATTGCAGCGATGTCCAACGTTGCGCAAGGTGCGGCTTGTCTGGCTTATGGCCTGACGACCAAAGATAAAAAAGCCAAGGGGATCGCGATGCCATCGGGTGTCACGGCCTTGTTGGGGATTACTGAGCCGGCGATGTTCGGTGTTAACCTGAAATACCGCTACCCATTTATTGCCGCTATTATCGGTGCGGCAACTGCGAGTGCGTTCATTACCTTGTTCAAGGTAAAAGCCACAGCGCTGGGGGCGGCAGGTCTGCCGGGCATCATCTCCATTGCGCCGACCTCGGTCGTATCCTATGTGTTGGGTATGGTGATTGCCTTTGCCGTTGCGTTTAGCTTGACGATTGCTCTTGGCTATAAAAAAAAGCAAGCTGCGGGGAGTAAAGCGCTAACGGTTTAA